One part of the Coturnix japonica isolate 7356 linkage group LGE22C19W28_E50C23, Coturnix japonica 2.1, whole genome shotgun sequence genome encodes these proteins:
- the FIGNL2 gene encoding putative fidgetin-like protein 2 — MHWSPEHAQSLNQWPEQHLDVSSTTSSPAHKSDLYPSTRQRFNYAWANDDISALTASNLLKRYAEKYSGVLDAPYERPALSGYGDGAFGPINGQKGDGEPWPVPHSSDGAYPLTPIHDGLPGAKAVVPPAVPAGSAPLGLTGSPVVSANLADPIYAGNSCGGAAGSGGLGSSQEYPGGYGSTYLPSGYCGQPSTALAPPHPPTLHSSGLLQPTHPSSALVPGYGSSGPVYNYASGSYATQPGYGAIHPPHPSASYLPSGIAAPTPLPAPGPTTRPSVVPAYGYQAAGLASLAVPPLGTEATGALKRKAFDISGGEDEAEGRYRKYSYEQPKSPYPMSDNGECRGNGFPSASKRPTGSAEEHSSKYGGQAMKSVVSPPYGAGDAPLRPTESFEKFSPPLANGERAAEPGHPFPLRLPPKAPVFSSQPVEEQPKNVDPLVLELVNTKIVERGPPVQWTDIAGQVSIKAAIEEELVWPILRPGAYTGASRLPRTILLFGPRGTGKTLLSRCISTQLGSTLLKLSATALLTTWKAEAEKILQTVFFVAKCRQPSVVLIMEVESLLVAQDGGQAGNLKSQLLSYLDNVATSAEQNVVIIGTTSRPGSMDEASHRRFAKRFYISPPDSIARRQILHHALAQQSSCLSEREMASLVQHTESFSGSELIQLCQHAGATTLHGLPGQIQPTSYKDFEKAFCKVRPAASQKELDLFAEWDKMYGSRH; from the coding sequence ATGCACTGGTCACCAGAGCATGCCCAGTCCCTGAACCAGTGGCCAGAGCAGCACCTCGACGtctcctccaccacctcctcgCCAGCCCACAAGTCCGACCTCTACCCCAGCACCCGCCAGCGCTTCAACTACGCCTGGGCCAACGACGACATCTCAGCACTCACCGCCTCCAACCTCCTCAAGAGGTACGCCGAGAAGTACTCGGGGGTGTTGGATGCGCCCTACGAGCGCCCGGCGCTGAGCGGCTATGGGGACGGTGCCTTTGGGCCCATTAATGGGCAGAAAGGGGATGGTGAGCCCTGGCCTGTGCCTCACAGCTCTGACGGCGCCTACCCACTGACACCCATCCATGATGGCCTCCCTGGTGCCAAGGCCGTGGTGCCGCCCGCCGTGCCGGCTGGTAGCGCTCCACTGGGGCTCACCGGCTCACCGGTGGTGTCGGCCAACCTCGCTGATCCCATCTATGCTGGGAATTCATGTGGAGGAGCAGCCGGCTCAGGAGGGCTGGGCTCATCTCAGGAGTACCCTGGGGGCTATGGCAGCACCTACTTGCCCTCTGGCTACTGCggccagcccagcacagcacttgCCCCTCCACACCCACCCACCCTGCACAGTTCTGGGCTCCTGCAGCCCACACACCCCTCATCTGCCCTGGTGCCGGGCTATGGTTCCTCTGGCCCTGTCTACAACTACGCCTCAGGCAGCTACGCCACACAGCCGGGCTATGGGGCCATCCACCCGCCCCATCCCTCTGCCTCCTACCTGCCCTCAGGCATCGCGGCACCCACCCCATTGCCAGCCCCCGGGCCCACCACTCGTCCATCTGTGGTGCCGGCCTATGGCTACCAAGCCGCTGGGTTGGCTTCATTGGCTGTGCCACCCTTGGGCACCGAGGCGACAGGCGCCTTGAAGAGGAAAGCTTTTGATATCTCAGGTGGGGAGGATGAAGCAGAGGGCAGATATCGGAAATACAGCTATGAGCAGCCAAAGTCCCCCTACCCCATGTCGGACAACGGTGAGTGCCGAGGCAATGGCTTCCCCAGCGCCAGCAAGCGGCCAACAGGCAGTGCTGAGGAACACAGCAGTAAATATGGTGGGCAGGCGATGAAGAGTGTGGTCTCACCACCCTATGGAGCTGGGGACGCCCCGTTGCGACCCACAGAGTCCTTTGAGAAGTTCAGCCCTCCCCTTGCCAATGGGGAGCGGGCGGCCGAGCCAGGACACCCCTTCCCGTTGAGGCTGCCACCCAAAGCGCCCGTCTTCAGCAGCCAACCAGTGGAGGAGCAACCCAAAAACGTTGACCCACTGGTGTTGGAGTTGGTGAACACCAAGATTGTGGAGCGCGGGCCGCCTGTGCAGTGGACGGACATCGCCGGGCAGGTCTCCATCAAAGCAGCCATTGAGGAGGAGCTGGTGTGGCCCATCCTGCGGCCTGGTGCCTACACTGGGGCGAGCAGGCTGCCCCGAACCATCCTTCTGTTTGGGCCACGTGGCACTGGGAAGACCCTCCTGAGTCGCTGCATCTCTACCCAGCTGGGCTCCACGCTGCTGAAGCTCAGCGCCACTGCCCTGCTCACCACCTGGAAAGCTGAAGCTGAGAAGATCCTCCAGACCGTTTTCTTTGTGGCCAAGTGCCGGCAGCCCTCAGTGGTGCTCATCATGGAGGTGGAATCCTTGCTGGTGGCCCAGGATGGCGGTCAGGCTGGAAACCTCAAGTCACAGCTCCTTTCCTACCTGGACAACGTAGCTACCTCGGCTGAGCAGAACGTGGTCATCATAGGGACCACCTCAAGGCCCGGCAGCATGGATGAAGCTTCCCACCGGCGCTTTGCCAAGCGCTTCTACATCTCCCCACCGGACAGCATCGCTCGGCGGCAGATCCTCCACCATGCCCtggctcagcagagctcctgcctGAGCGAGCGGGAGATGGCCTCCCTGGTACAGCACACCGAGAGCTTCTCGGGCAGCGAGCTGatccagctctgccagcatgCTGGGGCCACCACGCTGCACGGCTTGCCGGGCCAGATCCAACCCACCTCCTACAAGGACTTTGAGAAGGCTTTCTGCAAGGTCCGCCCCGCTGCCTCGCAgaaggagctggacttgtttGCTGAGTGGGATAAGATGTACGGGTCCAGGCACTGA